cttttctctcaaaacaacaacaacaacagaaacaaactaactaacaagCAAAGAACAAGGTGGATAGCTCCTGACTTCTGGCTCCTGAAAAACAGCATCCaaagttgacctttggcctccacaggcacatgcacatatatgcatatacactcaCTAACGTGCACAAGAATAAAATAGGGGATGGGCTGCCGCATCGGCGAAGGGGTGTACGGAAAAAGGACACCTCGCCATCCTAGGGAGCTTGTTAGGGGTACAACAGAAAGAGAACTTTGCCCAAGGGTTGGTATGGGCACAAGGACATAGACTTGGTCTACCTAAATGTGAACATTTCCTGGAAGTTCTATCTCATCaaagctgagagagagacagagacagagagagacagagaggagagagagagagattggatgCATGCCCTGAATCTTTTATTAGGTATGGAAACCTCAGTGGAGGTAGGGGCAACTTAAAGATCTAAAGGAAGAGCCGACCCAGTCAGCAGCACCTCTGAAAGACGGCCTCGACCTCTGctggtggggaggaaggaaggctttTCCCAACAAAGAGGTACAAGTTGGACTTCTCACTCATGAAGCCCACCAGCATCCCCCATCAGCCTTCCCCATCCCGACAGCCACTGAGTGCCTCCAGGGGGTCTCAGCACGCAGACGACAGGCCTCCACAACAGATGAAATGAAAGCCACCACCTTAAGAGATAAAGATCTCTGCACCAGAGCAGTAACACGTAAGAAGAAGGCAAGTCTCTGAGTTCACATGGGACATTTCTGTGCTAAGAGATGTAAACAGTGATAAGAGGTTAAGGGGTGGAGTCTGGGGGTGGCAAGAAGCCTTGTCCCCGGAGGAGAAGCCAGCTGGACAAATCGGAAGAAAGGCCACTGCGGGCCTTCACAGTGTCCCGCCACTTTCCTTAGCAGCCTAAGGATGTGCAGATATAAAGGagcggcgggggcgggggcggcggcAGACATGTAAGAAGCCAAGGTCAACCTTAGTCCCCTTTCCTTCTATGAGGAAGGTCTTCCTAGTTCTATTTTATAGTCAAGGCCATCTGGGCATACAGGTTCAGGGTTCTGCCAAGGCTAGATTTCCTAATAAGTACAAGAGCAGGGTCTGGAACCCAGACAACCACTCACGCTCACATCTTTCAAGCTCAGCCCTTTCTTTGAGGTCCCTCTGAAACACATGGTGTCTCTAGCAATATGCTAAGCAAGGAAGTAACCCAATATAACACAGGAAAATGAAGGCCAGGAGGTACCGGGCATCCCCTGTGTCAATGTGGGTAAATTTTCTCCCTTCTATCAGACTGGCGGAAGCCATAAAGGGTTCTGCAAGATTGAGGGGTGCCCCAGGCAAGTTCAATGAAGGCTGGGGATTCATTTCTTCAAAATGAGGCTCCATGATGGTGGGTCCTCAGAGTGAATTCTGAAGTGCATTGCAGAAACACACCCCTTTCCCTAGTCTGGGAGGAAAATCAACCTTACACAAGAAGGAACTACTCTCCAAAGACAAGGCTGCTAAGGAGATGACATCATCCTTCATCATTCACCAACCCACCAAGTCTGGACTGCTCATGCAcaatgacactttttttttcagtgattacAAGTACAGCTGTCACATACTGAGTGTCTTCTCTGCACTCACACCACAGCATCTTCTCACTGAATGCTAACTACCTTCCAGGGAAGCGACGATTAGGTCCGTCCTGCTGAGGAGGCTGCAGCTTATAAACATGAAGCGGCAGTTCAAGACCAGGACCTGATTCTAGAACTTACACCAAAACCAAAGGGAACCAGATGACGCTGAGCTGTTGAAGACCCATTATAACAGCAGCAGGTACACTGGCCTTGGGTCTGCAGGTGACCTTGGGTGTCACCGAAACGACATTGTGTTAGTAAAGCACTGTCACCTCCATGGAAGAATCTTCATAgatggctctgggttcagtcaaCGGTAATCTTCAGCCCAAAGCCTACACAGAAGTCAGCTCTTGTTCTACACGAGTGGGTCTCAGTCAGTTCTGCCACAGGGTGCTCTTTACCTTCTACTGTTCTTGGGATCAGAAGAGAGAAGACTGAGGCGGATGTGGTGTCCATGCCTACGTACCTGGGTGTCTCAAGCCAGAGGATACTGAATTCCAAAGCAGCATGGCTACACTGTAAAACTGTCTCAAAGGGAgagtgggtgggagagaggagagactggtgtttgaaaaagtaaaagaggaAGCCCTTCCCAGTTCTTCCAGGGCTGTGTCCATAGGACCACGGAAGAGAAGGTTGGTTAGAAATCAAAGGCTGCCTCTGGGTCACAGTCTAGTGTTGTCATAGGAGGAAAGCTACACGTCTTTGACTCACTTCATAAACTTATTTGCTGTGGGTGTGATCTTGGGATGTGACACCCTAACACTCACTGATGCCTGACTAGGTCTCCGAAAGAAAGCTTCATCATGCAGAGCCCATGAGAGAAGGCTAGGGCATTGGAGGGCTCTGGGCTCTGGCAGATGAATGGAGTGCTTGATGGCTGAGTTGGCATCCTAGAGGCTCCCATCCACCTTCTGCTCTTTCTCGGTGTTAACTCTGAGACCTCAACAGTCCTGCTTTTATAGACATTGGCTACAAAATGCACatgggctgggatgtagctcagtggtggggtgCTTGTCATATTGTACAAAGAGAGTTTTCTctgcagttacacacacacacacacacacacacacacacacacacacacacacaatccttccCTCGCCATCTTTACAAAGAATTAAGTAAGCTGACCTACAACTGTATAGCAAGAGGTCAGTCAACACTGCATTGTACTTTTATAGCTGGACAGACAGTAAAGAGAATATCTTTGGCCAATCCATATTCATCTTCCAAATGAGAACACCCAAAGAGGCAGAACTATGTAGGTTAAAACTGAagaagagccgggcagtggtgcacgcctttaatcccagcactcgggaggcagagccaggaggatctctgtgagttcgaggccagcctggtctacaaagcaagttccaggaaaggcgcaaagctacccagagaaaccctgtctctaaacaaaacaaacaaacaaacaaacaaacaaaacaaaacaaaacaaaaaaaaaaaaacagaaaaaggagaataaaaagcTACCACGGAAAAGCCATGGCAACATAAGGAGGACAAACATGAGGTAGAGGGAGGGCACCCCAGGGTCATAAAGATTATTAATGGCAACAACATAAGGACCAATCACCTGGGTTGGAGTATCTGAACTGAAGAAGGGAAAAGGTAAGAATTGCCCACATTCCACATTCTTAGGGGAGcctgtgtcttttcttccttacaaacaaaagagaaaagaaaaaaaaagataaactattTCAATAAAAGACCAGGACATTAGCTGCCAGAGTTGCTAGTACCTACCCACCCCACGTGTAAACATATGCAAAGGAGAAGCAAGCTTTACAGGCAGAGGAAGGCCAGGAGCTGAAGGCATGTTGTATGAACAGCTGGATTATTAAACACCCATGAAATTATTCCGTTTGGGTTAAGTAACAACaggcccttttcctttgctaaGGCCCAAGTGCTTGCCAGACATTAAGTCCCCAATTAGTTCAAACCatgaaggagaaaatgaacaaacaggaagagagagagagagagagagagagagagagagaaaggaagaggaggaggaagaagtgagggagggggaaggaaggaagagagagagaaaaaaagaaagaaggaaggagggggagagggagagagagaaagaaagaaagaaaaaggaagggagggaggaaggaaagaaaaagagaaacaaagaaagaaaaaaagaaagaaacaaagaaagaaagaaaagaaatggaaaaaagaaagcaagcaagtacATAGAAATCACTAGATCTGGCGCATGGAGACAGGGACAATGGATTTCTGTAAACAATGGTGTGAAAACATCACAGGGCACTGAGCTGGatgtcaaagaaaagaaaaagcagaaaggtcTACCCCCAAGGTCTGTGATCTACAGAGCGTCAGCAGGATGAGGGGATGAAGGAAAGGGACCAGAAGACGGCCATCAGATGGCCTAGCTAAGAGCCTTGAGATTCCCCTTGCCCTCTTCTCCAGTCCAGAATGACCAAGCTCAAGACGTGGGACTCCATGGACTCAGGTGCTTGGATCCTCTTAAACAAGTCTCGTAGAAGCACAAAGAACAAGTGAATGATGACGGCTCTAAAGGCATTGCCTGCCTCTCTCTAAGAAAGCTCATTCTTAAaaggaagagcaaagagaaagctGGGCTCTGGCCAGGCTGTTTAAATGGAACCTGATGAGTTAATGGTACATCCATGAAGCCCAGATGCCTGTGTCTTAAATACATGCTTCTTGAGATAGTCAGGCCTCCTTGGTGCACAAGCTCACACCATCAGTTCCTCACCTGGTAAGCCAGTCCTTCCCATACTGCCCAGCATAGGCTTTTCTCATCCTAACTCTTTCTCAGTTCTTTAAGACCTAGTTAGAGCTAACAGGTCCCCGTCCCCCTCCTACCCCCATCACACAGGACCAGGGACTCATCTCTAGCTATTTACCGGTCTGGTGTCAATCTGTTTCTGACATTCACTACCAAGACTGTGGGTCACTCCTACAACACGCCTAGTTAACAGTGACCGCAGGAGTAAAAGAACTACAAACAGGATCCTCTAGGTAGCGAGCGTTCTGATGGCATGGTTCCTCCTTAAACCTGTCTTCGTTGACTCTCAAATTGCCATCCTCCTTCAGAATTCATCACACCAACCCCACTCATTCGGCAGGTCACAGACTTACCCCCATCCCCTAGCCTCTGTCTCACGGCAGGAGTAATGGCTCCTCCTCGTTTGCCAAAGGCATTGGGACACCACaatattctctctttgttctcCTTGCCTTAACGCTCACTTGGACAACAGACAGCAGAACAAGCTCCCCTGCAGATGCAGATGGAGACACTTCATCAAGGCACTCGCAcacgcgcaaacacacacacacacacacacacacacacacacacacacacacacgcacacacacacgcacacgcgcttGCGCCTGGATGGGCTGAGCCACACTCACCTCTCTTCATCCTTGAAGATGAATTTCCGCAGCTTGAGGTCACGCAGCACCAGCCCTCCGTCGTGGCAGTGGGCCACGGCCGAGGCAATCTGGTAGAACAGTCgggctgcttcctcctccctcagcttcttGCAAGTGCGGACAAAGGAATGCATGTCTCCATAGCTCCGCTCAAAGAACACATAGGCTTTGGTCTCCCCtaggaggatttctgtgatttGGTTGATGTTGCTGTGGGCAGACAGGCAGAAACAGGGGGCCAGGGACTCCTGGTAGCAGCTGATCTCAAACACCTAGGACAGAATTGACAAGACCCCGGTCAGCAGCGGTGCCTCCTACGACCCAAACCGCAGGACGCTGAAGCCTCCCACATGGCTTGTGCTTTGACAGGGCATCTACAGAGTATGAAACTTAGACCTCAAACACACCAGTTCTGCCTGCTACAGTAGAGTGCAGAACACATCTCTTGACTGCTCTGAACCTCCAAATCTTGGGCACAAAATGGGTAAATGAAACTTGATTCAATATTGAGGGGATtcgaggaagaaatgaaggagatAAACAAATGTTAAGTTTTATGgttcagattgtgtgtgtgtgtgtatgtgtgtgtatctgtgtgtgtgtctgtgtgtgtgtgtatctgtgtgtgtgtgtgtatctgtgtgtgtatctgtgtgtgtgtgtgtgtgtgtgtgtctgtgtgtgtctgtgtgtctgtgtgtctatgtatggaggccagaggtcaaccccGGGTATGGCTCCTCAGGAAACTACATACATGGTCTTTCACTGTCTCGGACCCAGGTAGCCCTGGAATCCTCCTGGCCCTGTCTTAGAGTATGCAACACCACACTTAGCTTTTTAAATGTGAGTGccagggatcaaagtcaggtcctcatgcttgtacagccagCACTTGACTCCCTGAGTGAGTACCTAAGCCCACAGTGTTATTATTCTTCCCTACAGATCACATAtttacagagggaaaaaaaaaagactagaagaaaaataattctagaaaaaaaatcaagtgacccctggacaaagacaaacatctatttaatttttttaaaatgcaccaAAAATGTACACGACTGAACAACTAATTCATTATATATCTAGGCTGTCCTCAGTAGCTCTCCATGTGTGatgaattattcattttacagcCATGCAAACTGAGGCCAAGAAAACCAGCTTAAACTCCTGCCCCCAGTGGCAGCATTAGGAATAGCACACAGGCCTTCTCCGTGGGGGAATCAGGCTggcttcccctttccctccacaGATATCTAACTCAATGAATCAATTATGCAATGATTTTCTATGAATCAGAGTTAGCCTGTGAAATGCCACCTCAATGttgcttgaaaaagaaaaatgcaccaTCAATACCTTCTGAACAGACCTAAGAGGAATGAACACAACAGACAAAATTTTGAGGGTAGGAAGGGGGAgcttttcattcatttcaaagCCTATACTTACTCAGCTATACCAGCACCTATGATGTGATTGGGGTTTCCCTTGctctgggggcagggagggtgTGTGTAAAGGGAGGCTATTTGGATGTGGTCTGGGGTAGGTGAGGGGGCGTTTCATTTCAAAGCAGGCCTAGCAGGAACTCCAGCTTGTCTTCTGCGGCAGCAGTGAGCTCCTGTCAGCTGGTCCCAGGTGAGACCCCATCATCAGGAGTGTGGTGGAGAGCTGCAGGAGAAATCCGCTGTGTCGGGGATGACTGTTGCTCTGGAAAGGCCACCATTCATCCGACTAGGCCGGCTAAGGCACACAAAGAACCTCCCTCTTTGTAAACTAAACACCCTGACCTAGATACCACAACCTTCTGTGGGTCCTGATCCCACCCAGGAAGCTcaatctctcttctctttgctgAGGAGGCTCAGTCTCAAGTGCATGTGCTAGCTTAGAATCCCTTGGAGGGATTCCTGGGCCTTCTGCAGCCCAGGCAGAAATACAGGCTGTAATGTAAAAATCCAGGAGTTAAGTAACTgcgcattaaaaacaaaacaaaacaaaacaaaaacctgtgagTCAAACAGGGATGAGCACCTCAAGGGGCTGGTGCTAACCGGGACTGAGGAAGCAAAGTCAATAGTCAGGCTGTGAATGAGCCATAATGAGGTATCTCAGGAAAGTGGCCCAGCTGTTGCCACTACACCCTCGAATTTAAGAATGAATGCTTCAAACCTCTCCGGAGACCACAAATCACACCTAGATATTGTCAAAGGATGACCTCAGAGCAGTGACCTCAGAGGCCCACTCAATTAGGAATCTGAAATGCTTGAGTCAACCTTAGCACAGCCTGCAGGGCCACAGAAGGGAAGCCTCAGCAGTTTCAtcgaggaacacacacacacacacacacacacacacacacacacacacacacacacacacacacacagtggctaaTGTCAACAGGCTGCATTATGTAACAAGCTCAATTTGCTCTTGAAGGTCCAGGCTGTGGGTTCTGTCTACAGGGCCTACAGTTCTAATTATTTATAATACACTTCCTGTTTCcagttgcctttaaaaaaataataacaataataaaataaaacaaccttttGCCCAGCACGGTTAGCCTGCTTTCCCACACAGTACAGCTGAAAAGCTGAATGGACAGAGAATTAAATGAAAGTACCACACAAATTCATGGTAGCTTTCCAGTGTGGCCATACCCTTGGCAGGAGAGTTGAAAAACTGCAAAATGgtggacagaaaagggaaaactaAAAGAATTGCTTACGTTTTCCTAAATGGGAAGGAGCCAAACTTTTATTAGTGGCTGTAACAGGCATTTATAGGCTTGGACTGGTATTTAAACCATCATTCTCAAGTGCAAAAAATCAAGCCATGAGCCTGGATGCCAGGTCCTTTGAAATGTTTAATTGGGAGCCTTGGTTATATAATGTGACAGTTCAGATAAGGCCCTAGGATCAGGCCACATTCATCAtgtctgggagaaaaaaaaaaaaatgcccattCTGCCAGGATAGTAATTATGTCATTCTGCACAGTAGCCAGAAGGATTTCGTGAAAACAGCTAAACAAGCCTTAAAGATCCGCCCCTCCATTGGCTAACTAAAGTGGGCACGTGGAGACAACAATCAGGCTGAGGGATTTTGCTTATGTCCCTGGAAGCTCTCCCCTGCATCCTCCTCCCACAAAAGAATGTCCTACAGAACCCTCTGCAGAGTCTTTCCCAGTAAACACAACCTTCCTGTCTGATCTGCTCTGGCACTTTTCCCTGCAAGAACACCTAGCTAAGGAACAGGAACCCCCGTGCTAAGACATCATCAAAAGGAGGTGGCTTCAAGGTTGTAGCAAGCTAAAAAAGCTCCACGGTGTGTCGGTTAATAGCATCACCCTCACCAAACTCTCCTGGAGAGTCTGGGACACAGCTAGGCTTGTGGAAGTCACCCACATCACCTCGGGGAAGAAGGCAGGCGAACAGAGGCGGCTGAGCTGTAAAGGGGTGACCCCTGTCAAGCAGAACAATGATACTGCACTTAAATCTACTTGCAGCCACACTGTAATTGGTGAGGGGCTGATTCAATCTCTGCATTAACTAAACCAGCAGATTAAGTACAGTGTGGGGCCAGAGAGCGAGTCTGCAAATGACACTCTGAGGTCAGCTTACAGTGAAACATGTCTTGAAGGATCTGAAATGAGAAagaacagaggccagagacaaGCCTGgttttaaacaaagaaataatagcaaGATGCTCCTGCAGAATTTGGCAGCAGACtctctttacttaaaaaaaaaaaaaaaaaaaaaaaaaaaaaaatcatctctagcctctgggaggaaaaaaatagtaaaatgctGTACTGGAGTTGAGCAAAAGGAAGGGGAACGCTTACTGCCATGATGGAGCATATTTCATAGGAGAATGACAGCTTGGTGGAATTCATTCATTTCGAAGGATGACTGTCCTATTGTGCAGTGTGCAGGGCTCCCATCAGGCTCTGAGATGCCTACAGAATTCAGTGCTTTAGCTGGGCATCCTTGCTCTTGATTACATACAGTAACTTGGAGACGATCCAAAATCCCCCAACGCTTAGTACATGCAAAGAGCAATATTTAAAGAGTCTTTGGTTTCCTCTAAGTTCAGAAATAATCTCAAAACTGCCTGGAGATCTTCACCcaccagggtttttttttttttttttttcaaggaagcgCTCCAATTCAGCACGAAGTAGGGCGATTTCACAAAGCAGCCAGTGATTAATGAGGAAAAGTGCAATACAGTATTTGTAGCACAGATGTGCACAGTACCCATTTCAAAGGCAGCACGGACCCCCACTTCCCcctcaagaaataaataaataaaacgacGGGGAAAAAGAGCCCTAAAATTTAGCGGTAATGTATTCTTGATCTATATCCAATTCTAGGTAGTACTGCTCTCCACTGCAGTAGGAAACGGACTGTAGTCAAATATTTTGTTACTAATCCTCCTCAAGACCCATGTCTGGTACTTGGTGAGcgcacacaaagacacacagacacacagagacacaaaacgGTCACTGTTCAGGGtcaaagacaaaaaggaaattcAAGTGCCCTTCTTGGTCTTAGCACAGGGGGGTTCCAAAGGGCAGTCTCTAAACAGGCAAAGGTGTTGTTGCGGGTGCTGGGGATGCAGCAACTGGGGTGTGCAGACAGGGAATCTGAAGATGCGAAGAAACCTAGACAAAAAGACCCAAAGGATTCCTTGTTTGCCCAAAAGTGCGCAAGGGGTTGATTTCCGTCCCAACCTTCCTTTCCAGGGTCCAGGCAGAAGAAAGGGCTTTAAAACTCCTTTTCCCCCTTAGAGCCTTGGGCTCGGCCAGAGGGGACAGTTTTTGTGTCGCTTTTAAAGGGCACCTTTGGAACAAAGGTTTAGCACCTGCAGGCTCCTAAGAACAATGGCTACAAAAGGAACCAAGTGAGCGACGTCTGAAAACCAACCAGGGATTCCCTAGTCCTTGCAGGGAGGGGATAGGGCTCGACCTAGAGAGAAATCCCCGGGTAAGGGTACCCGACCCGGTGCACAGGGGCTCCACCAACCTCCTAGGGCACGCGTGTCCGTGCCCCAGCTCAGACTCGCAGCCCTCCCTCCCCGGCTCTCCCCAAAACGCCCCCGCTGCAGCCCGCCCCATTGTCTGAAACGGTCTAAAAACTTCGCAACTAGTCGAACGtggacagacacacaaataaacccATTTAACAGGGCCACGCGTAATGATCCCGCGAACCTCCCGACCCTGGACTCGAGGGCTCCACGACCTTCCTCCTGGTCCCGGCCCCTGCCAAAGGACCCgggatgtttttttttgtttgttttgttttttttaaagcaaaagcaaTGCCGGACTGGTTACCTTACACACCAGCTCCTCTCCGCTGTGCAGATGCACAGCGCGGAAAACGTGGTCTCCCTCCAGAGGCTCCAACAGTAAGTATTTCCCGATGCAAGAAACGCAATGCGACAAGTTCGGAGTCTCGGGCGGGCTCGGAGAGCCAAGGTTCGGGCTGAAACTCTGGCTGGGCTCAGCGGACCTTATAGACGACAGCTCTTCGAAATCCTGGGTTTTGTTCCGCGATCTCCCATATCTCGCTATTGTGATAGGGGTAGACCTGTGAATGTTCATGAGTGTGGGGATCGCACacggcaaaacaaacaaacaaaccgaaaAAACCCGCCGGAGAGATGGATGAGCCGCGGCTGCAGGCGCCTTGGTGCCTCCGACTTCAAAGGATCAAAAAGGGAGGAAGAGTTAGGAGCTAGCCCCCGGATGGGCGCCGCAGGGCAGGTCCCCGGCTGCGAGCCCCGCTCCCGGGGGGTGCTCAGTGTGCGGGCAACTCGGGTCCTTTTGTTACCCCGAAGCCGCCAGCGCGGTGCAGAACCGCGCTCTGgagtctgtgggtctctgttcaCAGCGTGGATCTGGACGAGTGAGTGTGCCTCTGGCGTGCGGAGCTGCAGCGCCGGGATCCCGAGCGATCCCCAGCTGAAGAGGATCCGCAGACCGGGCGGAGGAGCCCTGCGTGGAGTTTGTGCAGTCTTCAGGGAGCGCGCGGCGCCGGCTCGCCCTCCACGCgttagaaaccaaacaaaaaggaaataagcACCAGTCTACCGGCTCACGCCGCGCGGCAGCCAGAATCCGCGCtgcacccccccttttttttttggtggaaagGGTGGGGGGCGTGGAAGGGGGGTGCTAGAGAGGGCAGTTACCTAAGTCTTAACTGTAGATGGCGTCTGAGGCTTTTCCAAAAAATCGCagagatctcaaaaaaaaaagtagaaaggaaaaaaaagcaaaatagcaAAGAAGCATTTAACTTGGAGCGGTCCGCGATGCCAACAAAAGCTTGCAAAAGCAGAGCAGGGAGTGCGGGAGTCCGGCAGGCACAGGTACGGTGACAAAGCCCAAGGCTGAGCCCCGCGCGCGCGGTCAGCACTGGCTCCTGCTGTCGCGGCTCGCTCGCGTCCCGGATCCTCCTCAGAATGAAGCGAGAAGTGCGGGCGGTGACCTGGGCGGACCAGCGGTCTCTGTGTCCCCGGCAGGAGCTTCCGGGGGTCCCGCAGGAGCTGGCAGCAGATGCTCCCCGGACCCTGCCAACCTGCGGCGTTCCTTTTCCGTTGCACAACTGGGTCTTGAGCCTTGGAAGAATTTGCAAACCACTCTTGTCTTCCGATGCCTTGCGACCAAATTGCACGGCGGGGTTTGTTCtggaggaaaaaattaaaatcgacggcttttcttcctttattattatttttcttttcttgccacCCAGAAGTAGGAGAGGATcgtgtatttaaaaattaaaggggaTGGCCACGGCGCCCTAGGCCAATCCCGGCGCTCAGCACGCCCGCATCCCCGGGCGAGGCGGTATTAATAGTTACTTACGTGGCCGGGGATCTCGGAGCGAGCCCGGCTGTGTGTGCGcgtatgtgtgcgcgcgcgccccGCTCGCTCGCTCGCGCTCGGTCTCCCCATTCAATGTCACCGACACATTTCCTCTGAGCCCCCGCCCTCGTCGCCGGCCCCGCCCCACCCGCGCCCCAGCCCCTGTCATTGAGCAGGGCGCCCATCAATCAGCGGCGCCGCTACCAGAGCGCGCTCGACTCTCCAGCGCCCGCGGGCGGCCAGGGCAGCTGCCTTCACCCCTGCAGCGCCGGAGCCCCGGGCGCCGGCCTCGCCCCTGGAAGGCTCGGCCAGGCTCGAGGTAAACAGTGCTTTATATCCTTCCGCGGTCCAGGGCTCTGGGCACGCCTGGCCTGCTGCGCGCGCTGCTGAGCTAAGGATGCTGGGCTGTGTATCTACCCATGCCGCCCGCACGCAACCACGGCAGGCTCAGGTTAACTTTGGGACTTAGATCCTCTTCGATGTGGCTTTCTGCAGAAAGCCACGCGTCCTCCGAGCATCGGCCCCCCTCGGCTGAGATGTTGACCCCGAGCTGCCGGATTTCTGAAGAATGATTCTTGCAGCAGCCCTGCTGCCCACAGTCTTTAGAATTAGTTTCATTCTTTCCCTCCAGCGCTTCTCATTTCACAGAAGTGCATTGTGGGCTTTTAGTTGGTGTCGCCAGccacctcctccacccctcccccgTTCCTCAGTTAATAGGATTCGGGGTGCTTTCAGCATCTTTTGACTTCTAGGGCAAGGTCTGTTTGGAGGCCCGGGGAGACTTTGCACCCACAGCTCCACTGAGTGATGTTGGCTCCCAGCCACGGAGCTGGGCTTCTCAGGAACACATTCAATGCTGGGGTCAAATGAAGGCTGCACTTTCTCCCCCTGGCTTATTCTTAACTTCCTGGGAAGGTTCCGGAATACTGGCTTGAGCAGACCCGGGGAAAGTTCAGGCCCGTGCTGCAGACTTCAGCTTCTTAACCTTACCTAATGCATCCTGGTAAGAGAAGCACTCTAGTGGTGGGGGCCGGggcggggggttgggggggagagaAGCCGCCAAGGGGGTTGGTTGGGAATGCTGAAATGCTGAAAGGACCTTGCTTGTCCAGTTGGCTACCCTAGAGGACAGATTTTGAAAGAAACTCAAGCGGTCCCATGTCTCTTGACACTTCTCACATCCTTCTTCTCCCAATTCACCTGCCTTGGACTCAGTCCCCGATCCTCAATCTGTCCCGCAAAGGGTTAACTCCTTGAGGATGCCACCATGACCGAACACTGGTGTCCAGGACCCAGTAAGTCTCTGCCAAGTTCAAGAACAGCTCCTAGGCAATCACTGTGGAGGATCATCCATGGAGACAGGTTTCCTGTGGCCTCTGTTGGGTGACCACCACCAAATTTCCCCAAGAGAAGGCTTGAGAGACCTATGTTCCAGCGCCAGTCTCTGGTTTCAGAAGGGAATTGGGTCggtacattttttttcccctccctggGT
The nucleotide sequence above comes from Onychomys torridus chromosome 21, mOncTor1.1, whole genome shotgun sequence. Encoded proteins:
- the Trib2 gene encoding tribbles homolog 2 produces the protein MNIHRSTPITIARYGRSRNKTQDFEELSSIRSAEPSQSFSPNLGSPSPPETPNLSHCVSCIGKYLLLEPLEGDHVFRAVHLHSGEELVCKVFEISCYQESLAPCFCLSAHSNINQITEILLGETKAYVFFERSYGDMHSFVRTCKKLREEEAARLFYQIASAVAHCHDGGLVLRDLKLRKFIFKDEERTRVKLESLEDAYILRGDDDSLSDKHGCPAYVSPEILNTTGSYSGKAADVWSLGVMLYTMLVGRYPFHDIEPSSLFSKIRRGQFNIPETLSPKAKCLIRSILRREPSERLTSQEILDHPWFSTDFSVSNSGFGAKEASDQLVPDVNMEENLDPFFN